CGTGGGCCGAGCATTCGTCCCCACTAAGCGCGAAGCGGATTTTTCGCAATATGATGCTTGAAGCCCGGATCGGACGGTGCGCGGATCGTGTCGCCATCCGGGCGCGGCCCGCCTGCACCGCTCCGTGCGTCCGTGTCTCCGTGCGGCCCCCCGGTGCGCTCCGCCGCGCCGAGTCCGGACGGGAGCCCGTCAACGCATCGGGAAGAGGCGCAGTACGAAGGCCCCGATGCGCTCGCTGTCGCCCCCGAGCGCCCGTAGCGTAGCCGCGGCTCGGTCGACGAGCGTGCGCCGCGTGGTGAGCGGCGTGCGCGCGGTGACCTCTCCGGGACGAACCCCGGTGGCCGCGTGGATGCGCTCGTACGCGGCCATCGGGTCGAGGTCGTCGCGGTCGAGCGCGAGCTCCACGAGCTCGGCCAAGAACGCCGAGCGGAGCTCTTGCGCCAAGTCGTGGACGGGCGGGCCGTGCGGCTCCGGGTAACACATGGGGAACCCGGTCGCGCCCCACGCGAGGAGGCCGCCCTCGAGGTGCATCGTGGTGCCGAGGAGCGGCTCGAGGGCCCGAATCGCGTCTCCGCTGCGTCGTCCGCTGACGCACGAGAGCACGACGGGCCCCTCGCTCGAGAGGAGGGACAGCTTGCCGGCGAACGCGCGGAGGTCGTCGCCGAGGTAGAGCGAGATGGAGCCGGGGATGAACCCGAGCTCCGAGACACGCTCGTCGAGGGGGCGAATATCGACGAGCACGAGCGATCGATCGCGCTCGAGGTCGATCGGAGAGAGCCCGACCAGCATCAGAACACGAGGCTCATCTTGCTCGTCTTCGCGGCGTCGACGAACGTGGCGACGCCCGCGAACTCGAGGTTCTTGTACGGGTGGAGATCGCGCTTGGTGATGCCCATGACGCCCATACTCATCGTGCACGCCACGAAGCGCACCCCGAGGTCCTCGGCCGACGCGAGCAGCGAGGGGAGCTCGGAGACGTTCTGCTTTCGCATGATCCCTCCCAGGATCGCGGAGCCCATGCCGCCGAAGTTGAGCTGGCCGAGCGCCATCTTGCGCGGCCCACGCGGCATGAGCTTCTTGAAGACCCACTGGAAGAACGAGACCTTGCCGTGCTCGGCGTCGCGGTTCGGGCGATCCCCTCGGAGGGTGTTGAGCCCCCAAAAGGTGAAGAAAATCATGACCTTCATGCCGGCGGCCGCGGCCCCGTTCGCGACGATCAGCGCCGCGAGCAAGACCTCGAGATCGTTGTGGAGCACGAGGAGCGTGCACTCGGGCCCGTCGGTGCGTACGGCGAGGCCAGTGCTCGTGCCCGTGAGCCGAGCGACGAGCCGCGAGGGCGCGCCGACCGTGAGCTCGACGATCTCGTGCCCGCGCGCCGAGAAGGTCTTCAGCACGGCTTGAGCCGTCGGTCCGTCGGGCAAGACGAGCTCGGCGAGTAGGCCGGACCCGAGGGTGGCGACGCGCTCGGCCTCGGCGAGCGCCATGGCACCGCTCATCGCGGTGAAGTCGAAGCGCGCCGAAGGGCCCTCGGTCGAACGTGGGGCGGCCACCGGCACCATGGCGACTTGTGCGGGAGGGGGCGTCGGCGTGAGCGCTGCGGCCCCGATGCGCTTCGCCGTGCGCAGACGTACGCGCAGGACCGGCCCCTCTTGCGAGCGCAGGAGCTCCGTCGCGCCCGACGACCGGCAGTACGACTCGACGTCGGCCGGGAAGGCGGGATCGTCGGCCATGATCTCGACCTCGGCGCCGGGGTTCCCGCGGGCGAACCGCGCGAGGGCGAGCACGGGCTCGGGGCACTGTTTTCCGCGGCAATCGAGGGTCGTGATGGCCCCCGGGGGCGCGCTCGGCACCTTCCCGACGGTCGACGCCGGCGCCCTCGACGAGCCCGCGGGGATCTCGAGCCTGGCGCGAAACGTCGCCCCTTCGCGGACGAGCGAGACGAGGCTCGCGCCTGCGCTCCTGCACCACGCCTCCACGTCGGCGCCGAACGCCTCGTCGTCGGCGAGCACCTCGACGGGGCCGGGGGTGGTGCGGGCGTGCCGCGCGATGGTCAGCACCGGTTCGGGGCATTGTTTGCCGCGGCAGTCGAGCACGGTGGACTGCGCGATGGCCCCGGGCGTCGCAGGAGACGTGGGCGTCGCGTCGTGCTTCTTGAGAACCTGGATCACGGCGCGATGCGCGCCCGAGACGTCGTCGAGCGCGACGAGCGTCGCCCCGGAGCTTCGGCACCACGAGCGCACGTCGGCGGGGAAGGCGTCGTCGTCGGCGAGCACCTCGAACGTCCCCCCGACGTTCGAGAGCTGGCGGGCGGCGCGGGCAGTACGGAGCACGGGCTCGGGGCACTTTTGGCCCCGGCAGTCGATGGTCTGGGTCATGATGTCTCTCAGGGGGAGAAGGGGGTTCGAGGGGTCCTCACGCCGCTGCCGGACGAAGGCGCCCGGTCGCGCGTCGCGCGCACGAAGGCAGCCTCGATGTCGGTGACGAACGTGAGGGGCGAGGCGAGATCGCCCGAGCCGTGAAGCACGCGGAGGGTGTGGCAGAGCGTCTCGACCTCGCGTACGCCGACGTCGCGCGCGAGCGACTCGATGGCGTGGCACGGCGTCGTGATGTCGCTCCCGTCGGAGAGGGCGCCCTCGAGCTCGAGGAGCAAGTTGGGCATCGCGCCGACCCAGCGGTTCCACTCTTCGGAGCGCCGTGGCGGCGCGCTCCTCGGGACCGACGTCGGCGCGTCCATCGTCGCGCGTGTCTCGAGGTGGCTCGCGAACGCGGGCGGCGCCATCGTGCGGCGATCCCGGAGTTGCTCCCCGAGGTCGTTCAGGCGGTACGCGCCCCCAGGCAAACGGATGCGCGCCTCGAAGGGAATGTCGTCCCAAGCGACGACGCCCGTGCCCGTGGCG
The sequence above is a segment of the Myxococcales bacterium genome. Coding sequences within it:
- a CDS encoding rhodanese-like domain-containing protein — encoded protein: MLVGLSPIDLERDRSLVLVDIRPLDERVSELGFIPGSISLYLGDDLRAFAGKLSLLSSEGPVVLSCVSGRRSGDAIRALEPLLGTTMHLEGGLLAWGATGFPMCYPEPHGPPVHDLAQELRSAFLAELVELALDRDDLDPMAAYERIHAATGVRPGEVTARTPLTTRRTLVDRAAATLRALGGDSERIGAFVLRLFPMR
- a CDS encoding sulfurtransferase TusA family protein, whose translation is MTQTIDCRGQKCPEPVLRTARAARQLSNVGGTFEVLADDDAFPADVRSWCRSSGATLVALDDVSGAHRAVIQVLKKHDATPTSPATPGAIAQSTVLDCRGKQCPEPVLTIARHARTTPGPVEVLADDEAFGADVEAWCRSAGASLVSLVREGATFRARLEIPAGSSRAPASTVGKVPSAPPGAITTLDCRGKQCPEPVLALARFARGNPGAEVEIMADDPAFPADVESYCRSSGATELLRSQEGPVLRVRLRTAKRIGAAALTPTPPPAQVAMVPVAAPRSTEGPSARFDFTAMSGAMALAEAERVATLGSGLLAELVLPDGPTAQAVLKTFSARGHEIVELTVGAPSRLVARLTGTSTGLAVRTDGPECTLLVLHNDLEVLLAALIVANGAAAAGMKVMIFFTFWGLNTLRGDRPNRDAEHGKVSFFQWVFKKLMPRGPRKMALGQLNFGGMGSAILGGIMRKQNVSELPSLLASAEDLGVRFVACTMSMGVMGITKRDLHPYKNLEFAGVATFVDAAKTSKMSLVF